The Nonlabens sp. Hel1_33_55 genome contains the following window.
CTGGACCAATGAAGATGAAATTCCAGGAAATGGGATTGATGATGACAACAACGGCTACATCGATGATATTCATGGCTGGAATTTCTTAGGCGATATCGTCGATGAGAATCTAGAATATGAAAGAATTGTAAGAGACAAAGCCAAGTTACCTGCTGATGTTGTCGCCAAAGCACAAAAAGAATACGATGAGAAAGTTGCTGAGGCTGGACAGACTAAAATGGTATATGAGCAAATCTTACAGCAGATTAATCAGGTAGATGCAACGCTTGAACAATTTTCAGGAAACGATGATTATACTGAAGAAGATATTGAAAAAGCAGCCAAGTCTGACGACCCACAGGTTCAGCAAGCTGCGGCTACTATAAAGGCTTATATGAGTCAAGGTCTGGAGTCTGCAGATCAAGCCAAAGAAGAATTGACAAAACTGATTAATGACGCTACCAGCTTAATGAATGGTGATAAATTGAAAACCAACTATCGTCGTGACATTTTAGGAGACGACCCTTACGTATGGGATACTGGTGTTTATGGAAATAACGAATACTCTGGACCAGATCCTAAAAAAGCAGATGCTTTTCACGGCACACACGTTGCGGGTATTGTTGCGGCAGAAAGAAATAATGGGTTAGGAGTTAACGGTGTAGCAAATAATGCACAAATCATGGTTTTGAGAGCTGTATCTCAAGCTGATGAATATGATAAAGATGTAGCTAAAGCAATACGTTATGCGGCAGATAATGGCGCTAAGGTCATCAATACTAGTTTTGGTAAATACCATTCTCCAAATCCGGAATGGGTTTGGGATGCAATCAAATACGCAGCAAGTAAAGATGTATTGATTGTAAATGCAGCGGGGAACGAGTCTCTAGACACTGACTCTACCCAAGTTTATCCACAGGATCAAGAAGGAATAGGTAGTAATATATCAGATAATTTCCTAACCGTTGGAGCTCTTGCTCCTACTTATGGACCTAAAATGGTTGCTAATTTCTCTAACTATGGAAAGTCGTCTGTAGACGTATTTGCTCCTGGTGTTGCTGTTTATTCTACAGCACCATTGAATGAATACAGAAATGCAGGAGGAACTAGTATGGCTTCACCAGCTGTTGCAGGAGTAGCAGCCGTCATTAGATCTCAGTTTCCAAAATTAACTGCAGCACAAACTAAGCAAATAATCATGGACAGTGGTTTAACAACAAGTATTGATGTTGTTTTAGGTGATGAAAGTAAGAAAAGCTTTAATCAAATAACTTCCTCTGGAAAAATGGCTAACCTTTATAATGCATTAGTATTGGCTTCCAAAATGTAGTCTGAAAATGATATTATAGGAAAAACCTCGAAATATAATATTTCGAGGTTTTTTTTGTTATTTATGTAATAAACGTCAATCAGTTAATCGCTATTATGGATTGATTGTTGATAAATAGTGGATAACAACAGTTAAAAAAATCGACGTATAGCACAATAATACCGTTATCTGAACCAATAATCGACTTTTAGCGTATTTAACTAACAGAACGCCCTACTTTTGCTACTAGTTATCTATTTCATGCCCCTACAACTCTACTCTATGTTCATGGCTTTGCTTATGCAGGGATCTGCAAGCGCACCGCCAGTGCCTAAAATGGGTCCAGCACCGCCAGTTGGTGATCAAGTACCTATCGATGGATCTATTTGGATATTGATAATAGCAGCAATTATTATTGGGGTATATCATTTTCACACTCTCAAAAAGAAAATGCAAAAAGCAGATTAAAGAGACATAAGTCTCTTCACATACTTCCCTATTACATCAAATTCTAAATTTACCTTGTCATCCACCTGAAGATATTTAAAACCAGTATGTTCATAGGTATAAGGAATTATAGCTACTGAAAAGGAATCTGTTTTTGAGTTAACAACGGTTAAACTAACACCGTTAATACAAATACTACCTTTTTCAATGGTCACATTGTTGGAGTCAGGATTATATCTAAAGCTAAACACCCAAGAACCATCTTGTTGACTTTTCTCAATGCATGTAGCTATTTGGTCCACATGGCCTTGAACTATATGTCCATCTAATCGGGCATTCATCAACATGGCTCGTTCCATATTCACTAAGCCTCCAGCTTTCCAAGTGCTGAGGTTCGTTTTCTCCAATGTTTCTTTAATTGCGGTTACCTTATATTGATTTCCATTAAGTTCAACAACAGTTAGGCATACACCATCGTGGCTAACACTTTGATCGACTTTGAACTCAGCAGCCAGTTTGTTCTCTAGAGTAAAATGAATATTAGACTGATCTTTCTCAATAGCAATGATTTTTGAAGTAGACTCTATGATTCCTGTGAACATAAGTAGTTGAAAACCGTTATTTTTAGACTTTCAAAAATACAGCGAAAAATCGCTTCATTCATGGATAAACAAAAGAACATCAAGGTAGGAATAAGCATCGGAGACCCCAATGGGGTAGGTGGCGAGATCGTGTTGAAGGCATTTGAGGATCCGATGATGCTTGAGATGTACACACCAGTGATTTTTGCGAGCACTAGACTTTTTTCGTTCTATTTGAAAGAGTTTAGTTTATCAAACAAAATTCACGGAATCAAATCCTTAGATAACATTGTTATTGGTAAAATAAATGTTGTTCGGTTATTGGAGGATGACTTTAAAGTGGAATGGGGAACAGTAAGCCCAAAAGCTGGCGAGATCGCTATTAAAAGCTTGCGAGCCGCAGTCCTGGCGTTGAAAGATGATAAAATCAGCGTATTAGTTACAGCGCCCATTCATAAGGAAGCTATACAGTCTCAGGATTTTAATTTTCCTGGCCATACTGACTTCTTAAATCAAGAACTAGAGGGCGAGAGCTTGATGTTTATGATTTCTGAAAGTCTGAGAGTTGGACTTATAACAGACCATGTGCCTATCAGCGAGGTGTCAAATCAAATAACTGGTAAACTTATCAAAACCAAAATCGGTACAATCAAGAAGTCTTTGAAAAGAGATTTTGGTATCACAAAGCCAAAGATTGCTGTTTTAGGGATTAACCCACACGTAGGAGATAATGGCGTTATAGGAACTGATGATCAAGAAAAACTGATTCCAGCTTTGGAAGATTTACGGGAAGATGGTAATATAATTTTTGGACCTTATGCAGCAGATGCGTTTTTTGGAAGTGGGAATTACAAAAACTTTGACGCCATCCTAGCTAGCTATCATGATCAAGGACTTATTCCATTTAAAACCTTGAGCTTCGGTTCTGGTGTTAATTATACTGCTGGGCTCAGCCATGTGAGAACTAGTCCAGACCACGGGACAGGCTTTGATATCGCTGGTAAGAACGAGGCAAATCCAAGTTCAATGATAGCTGCTATTCATGCAGCAGTGGCTATTTATCGCAAAAGAAAAAGCTACGATAAATTGACTTCAAATCCATTGAAATCTCAAGCAAGAAAACGTAGAGAATATTAACAAGGCGTTTTAATAACTTTTATTATCTTTGCCCGCTCTTTGAAAGAGAATATTATGGAACTCAAAGAATTCAAAATAGCCTTTGCTGGACTTAAGCAAGGTAAGCATGAGTTTTCCTTTGAGCTTGATAATGAGTTTTTTGAAAGTTTTGGATATGATGAGTTTAATTCAGCAGCAGTAATTGCTAACGTTGAATTAGACAAAAGATCAACTTTAATGGATCTTCATCTATTAGGGTCTGGTAGCGTCAATGTTAATTGTGATGTTACTAATGAGCCTTTTGATATGCCAGTCGAGGCTATGATGGATATTGTAGTGAAATTTGGAGACAGGTTTAATGATGAAAATGAAGATATATTGATCTTGCCTCATGGAGAGTATGAGCTTAATGTTGCTCAATATCTTTATGAAATGGTTGCCTTATCCATACCGCTTAAAAAAACACATCCAGGGTTGGAGGATGGTTCTTTAGAATCAGATGTTCTGGATAAATTGGAAGAATTGAAACTGTCAAGTTCAGATGAAATAGAAGATGGAATTGACACTGATCCCAGATGGGACGCATTAAAGAAATTAAAAACGGATAATAATTAATAGCCATGGCGCATCCTAAGAGAAAAATCTCGAAAACGAGAAGAGACAAAAGAAGAACGCACTACAAAGCTTCAGTACCTCAAATAGCAACTGATAGCACAACTGGTGAGGCTCACCTATATCACCGTGCACACTGGCATGAAGGTAAATTGTACTACAGAGGTAATGTTCTTATAGACAAAACTGAAGTAGCAGAAGCATAATCTAAAACCTTAGGTTACACTGCTTTCAGACAGTATTTTAACGATATTCACAAAAAATGACACGTTTTTGAGAGAAAACGTGTCATTTTTTGTTGTTTTTTAGTAGCTTTCAAAGTTGAAGCAATCCTTCTAGAAATCGAGGTATGATAGATATGAAAGCGGCCATAACTGCCGTAGGCGCTTATGTCCCTGAATATAGACTTACCAACTCCATATTGGAAACTCTGGTAGAAACTAATGATGAGTGGATTACCACTCGCACAGGTATAAAGGAGCGACGTATACTTAAAGATCCTGACAAAGGAACATCTTACTTAGCCATAATGGCCGCTCAGGATTTATTGGAAAAATCCAATACAGACCCTTCCACAATTGATTTAGTCATTGTTGCGACAGTAACTCCAGATTTACCTGTTGCGTCAACAGCAGCGTATGTTGCTACTGAAATAGGTGCAAACAATGCTTTTTCATACGATTTGATGGCTGCTTGCTCTGGTTTTTTATACGGTATGAGTACCGCAGCTGCTTATGTGGAGTCAGGAAGATATAAAAAAGTACTGCTTATAGGAGCAGATAAAATGTCCAGCATTATTGATTATAAAGACCGCGCTACGTGTATCATCTTTGGAGATGGAGGTGGCGCGGTTTTGTTTGAGCCTAATAATGAAGGATTAGGCTTGCAAGATGAAATTTTGAGATCAGATGGATCTGGTAGGGATTTCTTGCGCATTGAGGCTGGCGGTTCATTATTACCCGCGAGTCAGGAGACGGTAAAAAACAAACAACACTTTGTGTATCAAGATGGAAAGAATGTTTTCAAGCACGCGGTTTCTAATATGGCAGATGTTTCAGAACAGATTGTGAAAAGAAACAACCTCACTAATGAGGATATAGACTGGCTGGTACCACATCAGGCAAATAAGCGTATTATAGATGCGACCGCAAAGCGCGTCAACCTTCCTGACGATCAGGTGATGATCAATATTCACAAGTACGGTAATACGACCAGTGCTACTTTACCGCTTTGCCTAAACGATTACGAAAAACAACTCAAAAAAGGAGATACTCTTGTTTTTGCTGCCTTTGGTGGTGGATTTACTTGGGGATCTATTCTTTTAAAATGGGCTTACAATACTAATTAATAATAACCATTAACCCTATGGAACTTAAGGAAATACAAAACCTCATCAAATTCGTAGCAAAATCTGGCGCTAGCGAGGTAAAGCTTGAAATGGATGATATTAAGATCACGATCAAAACGGGATCTGACGAGCCTAATATTACCTACATGCAACAGCCAATGGCTCAAGCTGCTCCGGCACCTGCACCAGCCGCTGCAGCTGCTGCGGCACCATCTGCATCAGGTGAAGGGACTGCATCAGCCGCTGCGCAATCTGCTGGAGAT
Protein-coding sequences here:
- a CDS encoding S8 family peptidase, whose protein sequence is MNKNFLKYAFIAVASTGMLVGCGGSSLNIASPPIENIDQQPLKVAELSETQAKNWKDLDLVMDTVPGMSVDRAYNELLTTMVNGKETVRKGEPVIVAIIDSGVDIDHEDLDGVIWTNEDEIPGNGIDDDNNGYIDDIHGWNFLGDIVDENLEYERIVRDKAKLPADVVAKAQKEYDEKVAEAGQTKMVYEQILQQINQVDATLEQFSGNDDYTEEDIEKAAKSDDPQVQQAAATIKAYMSQGLESADQAKEELTKLINDATSLMNGDKLKTNYRRDILGDDPYVWDTGVYGNNEYSGPDPKKADAFHGTHVAGIVAAERNNGLGVNGVANNAQIMVLRAVSQADEYDKDVAKAIRYAADNGAKVINTSFGKYHSPNPEWVWDAIKYAASKDVLIVNAAGNESLDTDSTQVYPQDQEGIGSNISDNFLTVGALAPTYGPKMVANFSNYGKSSVDVFAPGVAVYSTAPLNEYRNAGGTSMASPAVAGVAAVIRSQFPKLTAAQTKQIIMDSGLTTSIDVVLGDESKKSFNQITSSGKMANLYNALVLASKM
- a CDS encoding PID-CTERM protein-sorting domain-containing protein; this translates as MFMALLMQGSASAPPVPKMGPAPPVGDQVPIDGSIWILIIAAIIIGVYHFHTLKKKMQKAD
- a CDS encoding riboflavin synthase, which translates into the protein MFTGIIESTSKIIAIEKDQSNIHFTLENKLAAEFKVDQSVSHDGVCLTVVELNGNQYKVTAIKETLEKTNLSTWKAGGLVNMERAMLMNARLDGHIVQGHVDQIATCIEKSQQDGSWVFSFRYNPDSNNVTIEKGSICINGVSLTVVNSKTDSFSVAIIPYTYEHTGFKYLQVDDKVNLEFDVIGKYVKRLMSL
- the pdxA gene encoding 4-hydroxythreonine-4-phosphate dehydrogenase PdxA, with translation MDKQKNIKVGISIGDPNGVGGEIVLKAFEDPMMLEMYTPVIFASTRLFSFYLKEFSLSNKIHGIKSLDNIVIGKINVVRLLEDDFKVEWGTVSPKAGEIAIKSLRAAVLALKDDKISVLVTAPIHKEAIQSQDFNFPGHTDFLNQELEGESLMFMISESLRVGLITDHVPISEVSNQITGKLIKTKIGTIKKSLKRDFGITKPKIAVLGINPHVGDNGVIGTDDQEKLIPALEDLREDGNIIFGPYAADAFFGSGNYKNFDAILASYHDQGLIPFKTLSFGSGVNYTAGLSHVRTSPDHGTGFDIAGKNEANPSSMIAAIHAAVAIYRKRKSYDKLTSNPLKSQARKRREY
- a CDS encoding YceD family protein, with the protein product MELKEFKIAFAGLKQGKHEFSFELDNEFFESFGYDEFNSAAVIANVELDKRSTLMDLHLLGSGSVNVNCDVTNEPFDMPVEAMMDIVVKFGDRFNDENEDILILPHGEYELNVAQYLYEMVALSIPLKKTHPGLEDGSLESDVLDKLEELKLSSSDEIEDGIDTDPRWDALKKLKTDNN
- the rpmF gene encoding 50S ribosomal protein L32 gives rise to the protein MAHPKRKISKTRRDKRRTHYKASVPQIATDSTTGEAHLYHRAHWHEGKLYYRGNVLIDKTEVAEA
- a CDS encoding beta-ketoacyl-ACP synthase III, with the translated sequence MIDMKAAITAVGAYVPEYRLTNSILETLVETNDEWITTRTGIKERRILKDPDKGTSYLAIMAAQDLLEKSNTDPSTIDLVIVATVTPDLPVASTAAYVATEIGANNAFSYDLMAACSGFLYGMSTAAAYVESGRYKKVLLIGADKMSSIIDYKDRATCIIFGDGGGAVLFEPNNEGLGLQDEILRSDGSGRDFLRIEAGGSLLPASQETVKNKQHFVYQDGKNVFKHAVSNMADVSEQIVKRNNLTNEDIDWLVPHQANKRIIDATAKRVNLPDDQVMINIHKYGNTTSATLPLCLNDYEKQLKKGDTLVFAAFGGGFTWGSILLKWAYNTN
- the accB gene encoding acetyl-CoA carboxylase biotin carboxyl carrier protein; the protein is MELKEIQNLIKFVAKSGASEVKLEMDDIKITIKTGSDEPNITYMQQPMAQAAPAPAPAAAAAAAPSASGEGTASAAAQSAGDDKYITVKSPIIGTFYRKPSPEKDTFVEVGDSVKVGDTLCIIEAMKLFNEIESEVSGTIVKVLIDDMSPVEFDQPLFLVDPS